From the genome of Panulirus ornatus isolate Po-2019 chromosome 8, ASM3632096v1, whole genome shotgun sequence, one region includes:
- the RpL29 gene encoding uncharacterized protein RpL29 — protein sequence MAKSKNHTNHNQNRKAHRNPIHRPKKRKFESLHGVDPKFLRNLKYSRKHNLSSKKQLKVAAERLAKRTKRAAKRVEAKK from the exons ATGGCAAAGTCAAAGAATCACACCAATCACAATCAGAACCGCAAGGCTCACCG caatCCCATTCACCGCCCGAAGAAGAGGAAGTTTGAATCTTTGCATGGA GTTGATCCCAAGTTTCTGCGAAATTTGAAATATTCTCGCAAGCACAACCTCAGTTCGAAGAAACAGCTCAAGGTAGCAGCTGAACGATTAGCAAAGCGAACAAAACGTGCTGCTAAACGTGTTGAGGCAAAGAAGTAG
- the Polr2G gene encoding DNA-directed RNA polymerase II subunit RPB7 isoform X3, translated as MDTVRQMLFTEVEGTCTGKYGFVIAVTTIDHIGSGMIQVGRGFVLYPIKYKAIVFRPFKGEVLDAVVTQINKIGLFCEIGPMQCFISRHSIPQDLEFDPNSNPPCYKSRDEEVVIQQDDEIRVKIVGTRVDATDIFAIGTLMDDYLGLTS; from the exons ATGGACACAGTCCGACAGATGCTCTTTACTGAAGTAGAAGGCACGTGTACTGGAAA ATATGGGTTCGTCATAGCTGTAACAACGATTGATCACATTGGCTCTGGTATGATTCAAGTTGGCCGTGGCTTTGTTTTGTATCCTATAAAG TATAAAGCTATTGTGTTCCGGCCATTTAAAGGAGAAGTCCTTGATGCTGTTGTTACACAAATTAATAAGATTGGTCTCTTCTGTGAAATTGGACCCATGCAGTGTTTCATCTCAAGACAT tccATACCACAAGACCTTGAGTTTGATCCAAATTCAAATCCTCCATGTTATaagagcagagatgag GAAGTTGTCATACAGCAGGATGATGAAATCAGAGTCAAGATTGTCGGTACCAGAGTAGATGCTACAGATATT tttGCAATTGGCACCCTTATGGATGATTACCTTG GTCTTACAAGCTAA
- the Polr2G gene encoding DNA-directed RNA polymerase II subunit RPB7 isoform X1, whose translation MFYHISLEHEILLHPRYFGPQLMDTVRQMLFTEVEGTCTGKYGFVIAVTTIDHIGSGMIQVGRGFVLYPIKYKAIVFRPFKGEVLDAVVTQINKIGLFCEIGPMQCFISRHSIPQDLEFDPNSNPPCYKSRDEEVVIQQDDEIRVKIVGTRVDATDIFAIGTLMDDYLGLTS comes from the exons ATGTTTTATCAT ATTTCTCTTGAACATGAGATTTTACTGCACCCTAGATATTTTGGCCCTCAGTTAATGGACACAGTCCGACAGATGCTCTTTACTGAAGTAGAAGGCACGTGTACTGGAAA ATATGGGTTCGTCATAGCTGTAACAACGATTGATCACATTGGCTCTGGTATGATTCAAGTTGGCCGTGGCTTTGTTTTGTATCCTATAAAG TATAAAGCTATTGTGTTCCGGCCATTTAAAGGAGAAGTCCTTGATGCTGTTGTTACACAAATTAATAAGATTGGTCTCTTCTGTGAAATTGGACCCATGCAGTGTTTCATCTCAAGACAT tccATACCACAAGACCTTGAGTTTGATCCAAATTCAAATCCTCCATGTTATaagagcagagatgag GAAGTTGTCATACAGCAGGATGATGAAATCAGAGTCAAGATTGTCGGTACCAGAGTAGATGCTACAGATATT tttGCAATTGGCACCCTTATGGATGATTACCTTG GTCTTACAAGCTAA
- the Polr2G gene encoding DNA-directed RNA polymerase II subunit RPB7 isoform X2, producing the protein MNQISLEHEILLHPRYFGPQLMDTVRQMLFTEVEGTCTGKYGFVIAVTTIDHIGSGMIQVGRGFVLYPIKYKAIVFRPFKGEVLDAVVTQINKIGLFCEIGPMQCFISRHSIPQDLEFDPNSNPPCYKSRDEEVVIQQDDEIRVKIVGTRVDATDIFAIGTLMDDYLGLTS; encoded by the exons ATGAATCAG ATTTCTCTTGAACATGAGATTTTACTGCACCCTAGATATTTTGGCCCTCAGTTAATGGACACAGTCCGACAGATGCTCTTTACTGAAGTAGAAGGCACGTGTACTGGAAA ATATGGGTTCGTCATAGCTGTAACAACGATTGATCACATTGGCTCTGGTATGATTCAAGTTGGCCGTGGCTTTGTTTTGTATCCTATAAAG TATAAAGCTATTGTGTTCCGGCCATTTAAAGGAGAAGTCCTTGATGCTGTTGTTACACAAATTAATAAGATTGGTCTCTTCTGTGAAATTGGACCCATGCAGTGTTTCATCTCAAGACAT tccATACCACAAGACCTTGAGTTTGATCCAAATTCAAATCCTCCATGTTATaagagcagagatgag GAAGTTGTCATACAGCAGGATGATGAAATCAGAGTCAAGATTGTCGGTACCAGAGTAGATGCTACAGATATT tttGCAATTGGCACCCTTATGGATGATTACCTTG GTCTTACAAGCTAA